Proteins encoded by one window of Gammaproteobacteria bacterium:
- a CDS encoding ABC transporter permease: MNTTWSIFLKEVIDNLRDRRTLLTALVFGPLFGPLVFSLMIKFVIDRELDEGSQPIPVIALGAEHAPELLSQLAMAGADIKLAEQGAAPETILADSREQAVLVIPAAFQQQLDAGKRARLEIWTDGAERKSRQRGDRLSTLLEGWGREQVALRMVARGIAPELLQPLLLDERDVSTAASRSTLVFAMLPYFVLLAGILGCFYLAIDATAGERERGSLEPLLCLPVSRGSLVLGKVMAAFVFSLASLALSLGMFALAMPMIGLEAIGMDASLSAAQLAFIMLAVAPFGFFAAGMLTLVASFAKSYKEAQTYLSIVMLVPLVPVIISSIASGDLTRGTALVPGLSQHLIILESIKGTDISWLLLAFSGGSTLLLGALLTGAAVWIYRSERILG, translated from the coding sequence ATGAACACGACCTGGAGCATTTTCCTGAAGGAAGTCATCGACAACCTGCGTGATCGACGCACCCTGCTGACGGCACTGGTATTCGGCCCCCTGTTCGGGCCGCTGGTCTTTTCATTGATGATCAAGTTCGTGATCGACCGGGAGCTCGATGAAGGCAGCCAGCCGATTCCGGTCATCGCGCTGGGTGCCGAGCATGCGCCCGAACTGCTGAGCCAGCTCGCCATGGCAGGCGCCGACATCAAGCTTGCCGAGCAGGGTGCAGCGCCGGAGACGATCCTGGCTGACAGCCGCGAACAGGCCGTGCTGGTGATTCCCGCAGCCTTCCAGCAGCAGCTCGACGCGGGCAAGCGGGCGAGACTGGAGATCTGGACCGACGGGGCGGAGCGCAAGTCGCGGCAACGCGGCGACCGGCTGAGCACGCTGCTCGAAGGCTGGGGCCGCGAGCAGGTGGCCTTGCGCATGGTGGCCAGGGGCATTGCACCGGAGTTGCTGCAACCGTTGCTGCTGGATGAGAGGGATGTTTCCACCGCAGCCAGCCGCTCGACGCTGGTCTTTGCGATGCTGCCGTATTTCGTGTTGCTGGCCGGCATTCTTGGCTGCTTCTACCTGGCGATCGATGCCACCGCCGGTGAACGCGAGCGGGGCTCCCTCGAGCCATTGCTGTGCCTTCCGGTCAGCCGCGGCTCGCTTGTACTCGGCAAGGTGATGGCCGCCTTCGTGTTTTCGCTGGCCTCGCTGGCCTTGAGCCTTGGCATGTTCGCGCTGGCAATGCCCATGATCGGACTCGAAGCCATCGGCATGGATGCCAGCCTCAGCGCTGCCCAGCTGGCCTTCATCATGCTGGCGGTTGCGCCATTCGGGTTCTTCGCCGCCGGCATGCTGACGCTGGTGGCCTCCTTTGCAAAGAGCTACAAGGAGGCCCAGACCTACCTGTCGATCGTGATGCTGGTGCCGCTGGTGCCGGTGATCATCAGCAGCATTGCCAGCGGCGACCTGACTCGTGGCACGGCCTTGGTGCCGGGACTCAGCCAGCACCTGATCATTCTTGAAAGCATCAAGGGCACGGATATTTCCTGGTTGCTGCTGGCGTTTTCCGGTGGCAGCACCTTGTTGCTGGGCGCCCTGCTGACCGGCGCGGCGGTATGGATCTATCGCTCGGAACGGATCCTCGGCTAG
- a CDS encoding ATP-binding cassette domain-containing protein — protein MIKVETVAKHFGKVKAVSDVSLDAADGKVTALLGPNGAGKSTTLRMIAGAIRPDTGRVLVDGRDVAVEGSEAIRHLGVLPYGAGVYPRLTGRENIRYFGALLGLAGSELDDRVDSLVRQLQLDNVADRPAKGYSQGEKMKVCVGRALVHSPRNIILDEPTNGLDVYALRSLREMVRGLREDGHCVLFSSHVMQEVSALCDRIVVIADGRIIADGDADSLREQFGEEDLEEVFIKAVTEGAA, from the coding sequence ATGATCAAGGTTGAAACAGTCGCCAAGCATTTTGGCAAGGTGAAGGCGGTCTCGGATGTCAGCCTGGACGCGGCGGATGGCAAGGTGACCGCCTTGCTTGGCCCGAACGGTGCCGGCAAATCGACCACGCTGCGCATGATCGCCGGCGCGATTCGACCGGATACCGGGCGTGTCCTGGTCGATGGTCGTGACGTGGCGGTCGAGGGTTCCGAGGCCATTCGGCACCTCGGCGTGCTGCCCTATGGTGCCGGGGTCTACCCGCGGCTGACCGGTCGCGAGAACATCCGCTACTTCGGCGCATTGCTGGGCCTTGCCGGCAGCGAACTCGATGACAGGGTCGACTCGCTGGTGCGCCAGCTGCAACTCGACAACGTCGCCGACCGTCCCGCCAAGGGTTACTCGCAGGGCGAGAAGATGAAAGTCTGCGTGGGGCGTGCGCTGGTGCATTCGCCGCGCAACATCATTCTCGACGAACCGACCAACGGGCTGGATGTCTATGCCTTGCGCAGCCTGCGGGAAATGGTGCGTGGCTTGCGGGAGGACGGCCACTGCGTGCTGTTTTCCAGCCACGTCATGCAGGAGGTATCAGCCCTGTGTGACCGGATCGTGGTCATCGCCGACGGGCGGATCATTGCCGATGGCGATGCAGATTCACTGCGCGAGCAGTTTGGCGAGGAGGACCTGGAAGAGGTCTTCATCAAGGCAGTCACGGAGGGCGCGGCATGA